The genomic window CCACAGATAAAAAGGATAAGCACAGATGTGGTTCTGTGGCTAGTGTTAGAGTTGGAAAGATCCTGAAACAAGTTCAGGAAGACGAAACGAGTAATACATTCCACGCTTAAAAATTCGCTTCGCAGCGCTTTCAGGTTCTTGCTACGCTACCTTCAACAAAAAAAAAATCGTCATCTCGACTGGAGCACAGTCCCGAATTTTCAGGAGAGAGATCTATCTAGACAGATTTTGCTTCGCAGAGCCTTCGGGTTCTCGACTGCGTTGCACCCGACAGCTATCGGGTCCGCTCGAAATGACGATCGCGGGGGATTTTCCGTTCTTATTTCGCTAAACTTTCAAATTCTGCATCAGTTAATTCGATTTCTGTAGCTTTTAAGTTTTCTTTTAAATGCGCAACAGATTTTGTTCCAGGTATTAACAGGATGTTTGAAGATCTTTTTAATAACCAGGCCAGTGCAATCTGTGCTGTAGTGGCCTGATGTTTTTCAGCTATTGCTTTAATTTTATCTTCTAATTTTGCAGGGCCAGAAGCCAGTGGAAACCAGGGAATAAAAGCTAAACCTTGTTCGGCAGTAAAATCAAGTACATTTTCCCATTGTCTGTTGGCTAAGTTGTATAAATTCTGAACCGATACAATTGGCAGAATATCCTGTACCTGTTTGATCTGATCGATGGTTACTTCAGACAGACCAACATATTTTATTTTACCCTCTTTTACCGCTTCTATAACTGGTGCAAGGGTATCAGCTACATTAACTTTAGGATCGATACGATGCAGTTGCCATAAATCAATCGAGTCTACTTTTAAACGCTGTAAACTTCCTTCAATATCTTGCCCGATTTTTTCAGGATTACCATTTGGAACCCAGTTGTTGGGACCCGGTCGGTCAAAACCTCCTTTGGTAGCAATAAGGAGATCCTGTTTGTAAGGGTGTAATGCATCAGCGATTAAAGATTCGTTAAATTTTGGTCCGTAAGCTTCTGCGGTATCAATAAAATTAACACCATTTGCTACAGCTTCCCGCAAAACTTTTATTGCATTTTCGCGATCTTCCACTTCGCCAAAAACACCGTTGCCTGTTAGCTGCATTGCACCATAACCTAAACGGTTAATTTCTAATTCGCCTAATTTAAATGTTGTATTTCCCATGTGCTTTTAGATGATAATAATTTCTATATGCTAAAGATAACCCTAAGTGACTGGCTTTGTTTTTAAACTATTTTTTATGATAAATAAATGAATAAAGCGAAAAAAGGCTACTCCAGTTTGGAACAGATCAGTCTGCGCTCGTTTCTAAATGAGTGCATAAATAACCAGATGATTTTATCATTGTAAAAGATTGATTATCCGACACTCGTTAGAAACGAGCGTTAGCAGTTATAAAGATTCTTCGCTGCGCTCAGAATGACAAAAAAAGAAAAAGGCTGCCCCGGTTTGGAACAGCCTTAATAGATTTATCAGGAATATGAGAATTACAGCTGTTTGCTTAATTCCATCCCCCACCTAAAGCGTGATAGATATCTACCACCGCATTTAACTGTTGTTTTTTGGTTTCGATCAATTCTAATTTTGACTGCAAAGCATCACGTTGGGTCATCAATACCTCAAAATAATCAGCCCTTGCAGATTTAAACAAATCGTTAGAAATATCAATTGATTGGGTGAGCGCAGCTACCTGTTTCGATTTCAAATCATAGCTTTTTTGCAGGTTGCTAATCTTTGACATTTGATTGGCCACTTCTATATAACCATTTAAAATGGTTTTTTCGTAATCGTAAACGGCCTGCAACTGTTTTGCATTGGCCGTTAAATACTCCGCTTTAATGGCATTGCGGTTAATTAGTGGTCCTGCTAGATCTCCTGCTAAAGAATAGATTAAAGATTCCGGTGTTCTCAATAAATAAGATGGATTAAAAGCTTGGTAGCCGATAGCAGCAGAAATACCCAAAGATGGGTAAAACTGTGCTTTAGCTACTTTAACATCCAACTTAGCCGCAGCGAGTTCTAACTCAGCCTGTTTAATATCCGGGCGGTTGGCTAATAACTGCGAAGGTAAACCTGTTTGTACTGTTGGTGGTACCAGATCGGTAAAACTCGATTTATCCCTAACAATGGGTTGAGGAAAACGGCCTAGCAGGAAATTGATCTTATTCTCCGTTTCGGTAACATTTTGCTGAATATCAAATTCCAAACTCTTAGAGCTTAAAACCTCAGCTTCAAATTTACGCACTGCAAGTTCGTTAACCCTACTGGCCTGTTTCTGGATTTTCATCAGTTCTAAGGCATTTTTCTGCAGCTCAATGTTTTTTTTCACTGTTTCTAACTGATTATCGGCAGCTAGCAATTCATAATATGAATTTGCAACCTCAGCTATCAAATTGGTGACTACGAAATTTTTGCCTTCAACCGTTGCTAAATAATGACTTATAGCCCCTTTCTTAGCATTGCGCAATTTGTGCCAGATATCGGCTTCCCAGTTGGCCTGCAAACCGAAACGATAATCGGGCAATACCTCGGGCACTTCTTTACCTGGAGTAATTTCTGTAGAAGCATCGCCAGCACCCGAACTGGTGTAGCGACCAACTTTATCAAAACCTGCACCAACGCCATAGGTTACACTTGGT from Flavobacterium sp. W4I14 includes these protein-coding regions:
- a CDS encoding multidrug efflux system outer membrane protein (product_source=KO:K18139; cath_funfam=1.20.1600.10; cog=COG1538; ko=KO:K18139; pfam=PF02321; superfamily=56954; tigrfam=TIGR01845), which codes for MFKNNIYKGLGLVLMCAAYTACKLPEVAQRAENKSVPAAFSSAQDTVSTASIQWRKFFTDPNLVNLIDTALKNNQELNITLQDIEIAKNEIKAKKGELLPSVTYGVGAGFDKVGRYTSSGAGDASTEITPGKEVPEVLPDYRFGLQANWEADIWHKLRNAKKGAISHYLATVEGKNFVVTNLIAEVANSYYELLAADNQLETVKKNIELQKNALELMKIQKQASRVNELAVRKFEAEVLSSKSLEFDIQQNVTETENKINFLLGRFPQPIVRDKSSFTDLVPPTVQTGLPSQLLANRPDIKQAELELAAAKLDVKVAKAQFYPSLGISAAIGYQAFNPSYLLRTPESLIYSLAGDLAGPLINRNAIKAEYLTANAKQLQAVYDYEKTILNGYIEVANQMSKISNLQKSYDLKSKQVAALTQSIDISNDLFKSARADYFEVLMTQRDALQSKLELIETKKQQLNAVVDIYHALGGGWN
- a CDS encoding pyridoxine 4-dehydrogenase (product_source=KO:K05275; cath_funfam=3.20.20.100; cog=COG0667; ko=KO:K05275; pfam=PF00248; superfamily=51430) — its product is MGNTTFKLGELEINRLGYGAMQLTGNGVFGEVEDRENAIKVLREAVANGVNFIDTAEAYGPKFNESLIADALHPYKQDLLIATKGGFDRPGPNNWVPNGNPEKIGQDIEGSLQRLKVDSIDLWQLHRIDPKVNVADTLAPVIEAVKEGKIKYVGLSEVTIDQIKQVQDILPIVSVQNLYNLANRQWENVLDFTAEQGLAFIPWFPLASGPAKLEDKIKAIAEKHQATTAQIALAWLLKRSSNILLIPGTKSVAHLKENLKATEIELTDAEFESLAK